In Oncorhynchus clarkii lewisi isolate Uvic-CL-2024 chromosome 24, UVic_Ocla_1.0, whole genome shotgun sequence, one DNA window encodes the following:
- the LOC139382844 gene encoding kelch repeat and BTB domain-containing protein 3, which yields MDPRSEGSDPRSEGTDYVPNSIPYVPEHRSELCVSEAHSQQLLGMLRSFRERGLLFDFTITVQDQTFPCHRCVLAACSDFFRAMFELDMRECGDRMVTLGNQSPEAVRCFLDFCYCGEMVVTHENVDMLFQLASFLQVSVLFRACSDFLTGTLELSNCLMLLALAEGYGSASLLQQANEFVVQNFHDLSMTTDFLDMPLGVLELCLGSDSLSVPSEEVAVRSSLRWTSHNLQTRQRLLPRLLALLRLHHVPTHTLQALARTENLLSGDQLCVSLVSDAVSRQTQLSGLLPDARPATTQSYIYIHKTEENGDIHHSFCYCLDTDQWRELPQGQGVGFSMTPDPSGSSLTSYAEKLFVTGGCRGNCCRTVRLHVAEPFHDATAEVWCYCPVTHTCTPAPDMGKPRTMHTAITTLDRLYVLGGRTRGEREGTPSLMEVEYYDPLAKTWTSVSPLPTAIYYPEASACGSIIYTLGSSVEISDSFNPSLDCFLRYDAVSDQWSHLVAEFGQFFHATLVKAVSVNNILHLCDLSTYKVYSFCPETCVWQGEGSFECAGFNAGSVGVANRIYILGGDYSPDEITDEVQVYHSGRGQWEEVTPMPRPLTEFHCQVISFNRYRDPWGGRDM from the exons ATGGACCCACGGTCTGAGGGATCCGACCCCCGGTCCGAGGGAACTGACTACGTTCCCAACAGTATTCCCTATGTTCCGGAGCACaggtctgagctgtgtgtgtcaGAGGCTCACAGCCAGCAGCTACTGGGCATGCTCAGATCGTTCAGAGAGCGAGGCCTACTGTTTGACTTCACTATAACAGTCCAGGACCAGACCTTCCCCTGTCACCGCTGTGTCCTGGCAGCCTGCAGCGACTTCTTCag GGCCATGTTTGAGTTGGACATGCGTGAGTGTGGTGATAGGATGGTAACCCTGGGTAACCAGTCCCCAGAAGCCGTGCGCTGCTTCCTGGACTTCTGTTACTGTGGAGAGATGGTCGTCACCCACGAAAACGTAGACATGCTGTTCCAGCTCGCCTCTTTCCTACAG GTGTCTGTGCTCTTCAGAGCATGCAGTGACTTCCTGACAGGAACCCTGGAGCTCTCCAACTGCCTGATGCTATTGGCCCTCGCCGAGGGATATGGCTCTGCCTCCCTCCTCCAGCAGGCCAATGAGTTTGTAGTTCAGAACTTCCACGACCTCTCAATGACTACAGACTTCCTGGATATGCCG TTGGGCGTGCTCGAGTTATGTCTGGGTTCGGACAGTCTGAGCGTGCCCAGTGAGGAGGTGGCGGTGAGGTCATCCCTGAGGTGGACAAGTCACAACCTCCAGACCAGACAGAGGCTGTTGCCACGCCTCCTAGCACTGCTACGGCTACATCACGtacccacacacaccctgcag gCCCTGGCCCGGACTGAGAATCTCCTCTCAGGGGACCAACTCTGTGTTAGTCTGGTCAGTGATGCAGTGAGTAGACAGACACAGCTCAGTGGTCTACTGCCAGACGCCAGACCAGCCACCACACAGTCTTACATCTACATCCACAAGACAGAGGAGAACGGAGATATACACCACAGCTTCTGTTACTGCCTGGACACAGACCAATGGAGAGAGCTACCTCAGGGCCAGGGGGTGGGTTTTAGtatgacccctgacccctcagGCTCTTCCCTCACCAGCTACGCCGAGAAG TTGTTTGTGACAGGTGGTTGTCGGGGCAACTGTTGTCGCACGGTGCGTCTTCACGTGGCAGAGCCGTTCCATGATGCGACAGCAGAGGTTTGGTGCTACTGCCCAGTTACACACACCTGCACCCCTGCCCCAGACATGGGGAAACCCCGTACCATGCACACAgccatcaccaccctggacagaCTGTATGTGCTAGGAGGGAGGAccagaggagaaagggaggggactCCTAGCCTAATGGAG GTGGAGTACTACGACCCCCTGGCCAAAACCTGGACTTCCGTCAGCCCTCTGCCCACTGCTATCTACTACCCAG AAGCCAGTGCGTGCGGCAGCATCATCTACACACTGGGTTCGTCAGTGGAGATATCGGACTCCTTCAACCCTTCGCTGGACTGTTTCCTGCGCTACGATGCTGTTTCTGACCAGTGGAGCCACCTGGTGGCAGAGTTTGGTCAGTTTTTCCACGCCACCCTGGTCAAGGCTGTGTCCGTCAACAACATTTTACACCTCTGTGACTTGTCGACGTATAAG GTGTACAGTTTCTGTCCAGAGACGTGTGTGTGGCAAGGGGAGGGGTCGTTCGAGTGTGCCGGGTTCAACGCAGGCTCCGTGGGCGTGGCCAACCGAATCTACATCCTGGGAGGAGACTACTCACCTGATGAGATCACTGACGAAGTCCAAGTGTACCACAGTGGGCGGGGCCAGTGGGAGGAAGTGACACCAATGCCACGCCCCCTGACAGAGTTTCACTGTCAGGTCATCAGCTTCAACAGATACAGAGACCCCTGGGGAGGAAGGgacatgtaa
- the LOC139382974 gene encoding solute carrier family 35 member F2-like produces the protein MAEKDPEGIIATDPSNNDDRKCLIIRKLLKFNPKEVFTWQLVKTVAMGQGLAALICGTAVTSQYLASDYHVDAPMLQSFMSYTLLCLTYTTALLFRTGDENMFPILKKRWWKYLLLGLVDVEANYTVVKAYQYTTLTSIQLLDCFVIPVLMILSCWFLKTCYRPVHYVSVCVCLLGVGAMVGADLLAGRDLGSTSDILLGDGLVLLSASLYAVSNVCQEYTVKHLSRVEFLGMVGLFGTLISGIQLGVLEHNNVANIQWDWRIGLLFAGYALCMYTLYSCMPIVVKKTSATAVNLSLLTADLLSLFCGLFLFQYTFSGLYMVSLVIILVGFIAFNTVATTPDPADPIAPSVGWEEAGYDNPDDIIEEVVVAVLEEEEGEHTGVSWNQRTQNKEVPAEGRSTKM, from the exons ATGGCTGAGAAAGACCCAGAGGGGATTATAGCTACAGACCCCAGCAACAATGATGATAGAAAATGCCTTATTATCCGGAAGCTTCTGAAGTTCAACCCTAAAGAAGTGTTTACGTG GCAGCTGGTGAAGACAGTTGCTATGGGTCAGGGTTTGGCTGCTCTCATCTGCGGCACAGCAGTTACATCCCAGTACCTGGCTTCAGACTACCACGTGGACGCGCCCATGCTTCAGAGCTTTATGAGCTACACACTGCTCTGCCTCACCTACACCACCGCTCTGCTGTTCagaacag GGGATGAAAATATGTTTCCAATTTTAAAGAAGAGGTGGTGGAAGTATCTCCTACTAGGCTTGGTGGACGTCGAGGCTAACTACACTGTGGTTAAGGCTTACCAGTACACAACACTCACCAGTATACAG cTGCTGGACTGTTTTGTGATCCCTGTGTTGATGATACTCTCCTGCTGGTTCCTGAAGACGTGCTACAGACCTGTCCactacgtctctgtgtgtgtctgtctgctggGGGTGGGGGCCATGGTGGGAGCTGACCTACTGGCTGGACGAGACCTGGGATCCA ccTCAGATATTCTGCTAGGTGATGGCTTGGTCCTGCTCAGTGCCAGTCTATATGCTGTGTCTAACGTGTGTCAGGAGTACACCGTCAAACACCTCAGCAGAGTGGAGTTCCTAGGCATGGTCGGCCTGTTTGGCACACTCATCAGTGGCATAcaact GGGCGTTCTGGAGCATAACAATGTGGCAAACATCCAATGGGACTGGAGAATCG GCCTGCTGTTTGCTGGCTATGCCCTGTGTATGTACACCCTGTACAGCTGTATGCCCATAGTGGTCAAGAAGACCAGTGCTACAGCAGTCAACCTCTCCCTGCTCACTGCAGACCTCCTCAGCCTCTTCTGTGGCCTGTTTCTCTTTCAATACacg ttctcaGGTTTGTACATGGTGTCTCTGGTGATCATCCTAGTGGGCTTCATCGCATTCAACACCGTGGCAACGACCCCTGACCCTGCAGACCCCATCGCCCCCTCCGTGGGCTGGGAGGAGGCCGGCTACGACAACCCTGATGACATCATCGAAGAAGTGGTGGTGGCGGTTTtggaagaggaagagggtgaaCACACAGGGGTGTCATGGAATCAGAGAACACAGAATAAGGAAGTACCGGCAGAGGGACGGAGTACCAAGATGTGA